A window of Salvia splendens isolate huo1 chromosome 8, SspV2, whole genome shotgun sequence genomic DNA:
GAAATCTCAAGAGAATTATTTCGGACAAAAGTTCTAAATCATGGGCTAGGCTAGGATCCTCTTGCACAGCCGGAACTCTTGTTACTCAcaaaagaataaaacaaaaatatcacataaataaaataaaataaacatataGTAGCATTTTACTATTGTATTAGAAACAAAATTGCACAGCAGAAGATTAAGAGAGTAtggaagagaagagaaaaagtaggtaaagtaaaagagaaaactttttatttttagaaatgagattattttttgtggacatcctaaaataataaaatgagactatttttcgttgATCGGAGTGAGTATAATTTATAAAGATGAGCACAACAAATTATGTCCACCTAACAAGCCTAGCCTACCAACTGAAAACTATCTAATTGTTACCCCCGGATtaaaaacatagaaaaacaGCCGTTTTCTAACATGAATTGAACTACTCTATACTACAATTCACAACAATCACTTTCTATCTTCTTCATCAAATTGGTTTGGCAAATTATCATCTTTGTGGCTGTCGACCCTTGCATTACCGCCTTCTACAGCCTTCCCGTTTGCATTGCATTCTTCTTTTACCAATCCATAGCTAATCTTTACCTTCCTCCACTCCTCTTCCTCACTCACGTTCTCGTGTCGTGCCAGATACTTCCTTAGTCCAACTCTCAAGTTACTTATGGGCTATGCAAGAAATTCACATCCCAATGAGCTTTGGATTCGAATACAAGACGCCTAAACATTAAACACCTCAAATGAAAACAAAACTCACCTCTCCATTGCAGTCGAAAGCCAGTCCAAACAAAGCAGCAGAGACCCAATGTTTCCCCACAGATTCCGCCAACTTGATCTGAGACAGCCAGTAAGACGCGGTCTCAAGCTTGTCGAACCTACATTTGCTACATTTCTCTGCGCTGTAAAAAGGCGTGGCGACTCTTGGCTTGGCTATGATCGCGTTCAGAGGAGTGTGAGGCTCAGCGGCATTTCCATCATCCAAATTCTTTCTGGGTCCCTTCTCTTGGAAACATACTGTTTTCTTCATCGGCCGAGCCAGGGTCCCCAAAATAGGCAGCCGTATGATTGGTGATCGAGTTGGTTTTGTGACTTTTGAAGGCTTCTTTAGCAGCCCTGATGCGGGTTTTGCCTTCATCGGCCAAGCCAGGGTCTTCTCAGTTGGCTTTCCAGCCCCCAAAATTGGCCTCCGTATGATTGGTGATCGAGTTGGTTTTGTTACTTTTGCAGGCTTCTTTAGCAGCCCTGATGCGGGTTTTGCCTTCACCGGCTTCTCGATCACCGTTTTCATCTTCAAAGGAATGGCGGGGCTTCGGGCGGTACCAAACACTCGCTTTTCCCTGCAACCAACCGCGTAAGAATCCTTCATTCGTGCTATCATTCACTCACTCAGGTATTAAAACAAACACCTTGTAGATGCCAATTCTTTCACCTGTGAATGAGCGATCCGCCCTTCCCTTTGATTTTCGGGGGTTCAGGGATTTTCCTTGTGGGTCTTGGTTTCGTAGATTGGGGTCTAACTGCATAAATTTCAAGAAAATTCAGGATAAACTGTTTCAAATTGAACCGAAACGAACAGATAGTAGCAATATACGGTAAATAAACAaaatgatggggtacgtactaaacaagcccaatagcagtgacggcccatcagcccaaagaccaaggaagagtatcagttcggcattaccaaagagttcggccctagcctacagctcggtaaaagccgatcaatcagttcggcattaccaaagagttcggccccagcctacagctcggtaaaagccaaccaatcaagctctactctcagatcggcaaaagctgctcggcaatagttcagcagttcggtctcagtattcgaccgaactgggagatagtggactcatgcagaacctccacgacctccactacacgatctatttagtggtggacccatacaagatctcatgacctccacgacatccacgatctaattagtgatgatgtaagccacgacctaattagtgatgatgtaagccacgacctagttagtggtgatgcaagccacgatcttagttcaatgtatatatagaacttagatcagatagagaaGGGAGTTCTcgagagatcaaatatcaaatagcaagtctgtattgtaagctgtagaaaacagatcaagcaatacaactctgccctcttttcttcccgtggacgtagatttacctcagtaaatcgaaccacgtaaatctctgtgtcgtgatctgtattttcctgcattcatcaccatcaaaaattcgccaaaccatcactggcgccgtctgtgggaaacagagaaccaaatttgtgataaagcgaatttttgaccctttttccaccccaaaaaaatgcataccagatcacatactacccgtaataccgttcgtgaaaaccatgaggaagctagtccagcccgcaggtccggaaaacagcctcgggagacatctacttccagttttcacgatgaaggaacaagccgctcaaaaggtccacacaccgagtcttcccagcagcctgatttgaatgaggctgtcaagctgttcttggctgagaagcaggatgagttcttagccttcctgcaaaagagccaagagccgaagacgaaaacggtggattctccttcctcatccagacatgaaagtcactaccgcagtagtgccgtgtcttccaggaagaagaatcctcaaccccgacatgttcctgttcctcctcggtaccggaatcacaggagatctccatctcctccataccgaagagatgtcgggttcgccatgtacggagcattgaagactccgttctcgaacgatatcacccgaactccccttccacagaactaccgaactccgtcgatgacttatgatgggttagtggatcctcatgactttctgggacgctatcagtataacatggcaaaccaaggtctcaatgaggtccatatgtgcaagctgtttcccgagctgcttatcgggaacgcaagaaggtggttcgatagcctcccccaaggcagcattagatcttaccgagatctaatggatgctttccacaggaggttctttcagaaagcggaagcccgaatcacttcggctcagctgctttctacacgtcaaggtcgcgacgaaaagatcagcgactttatgacgaggttccacaaggaatgcctacaagtagattatctcaatgatctacttgtcatttcggcattccaaaatggaatcctgcccggagctctctacagaaagctcgtggaatgcagtccgcaaacagctcaagagatgtgggacattgcggaccagttctcccgtgccgatgaggcagaccgtcgcaaacggtctttagacagctcatcccgaggagatgggaggaagcccgatcatagcgatcagggacatcctcgccgaactccttttggcgatcagggacatcctcgccgaactccttttgaaaggattcaaaggactccggtgcaagaccgattggggccacgtctcaatcctgagaagccgcccgcccgccgtgattccggttgagatcggcatacccagtccccgaactcttaatttctcctcagaactgaatgaggacggactgagagccgaactagatctggccgaagaaagaagagaattggcctgcataaaagcagccaagtacaaggagcaagtagcccggtattataaccaaagggtgaaaaagctgcaatttcaagtgggagatctcgtcttgagaaacaacgaagtaagccgagcagaaaagctgggcaaactcgaacccacatgggaaggtccatatcgggtgccagaagtcctcggcaaagggtcttataaattgactcacatgtcaggagaacaagcaccccgaacatggtacatttccaacctcatgAAGTTcaatttgtaagagacagtccggtcagtcagtcttgtgtctagttcggtcctaggggtatgtgctttctttgttttttactcgcgttttgtttgtctatatgcgttttgtttgtctatgtgcgttttgtctgtctatgtgcgtgtcgtctcttacaaatgttactgaggtatcttgttcttcaaaggctgatcccctttttacaacatatataagccaacgattgtgagtccaagcttctaaggaggatacaagaccacaattcagcttaaaaaacaagcagttcgtctgaaacgaactgcaacaataagccaacgattgtgagtccaagcttctaaggaggatacaagaccacaattcggcttaagaaacaagcagttcgtctgaaacgaactgcaacaaagggaaagtccgatccacgcgataaaactcgccgaattaggacaagggaaagtccgatccaagcgataaaactcgccaaattaggacacaagcttagtctggtcaaagaaatttacttcataagaccaaagacgagtccggtcaaagaagtttatttcataagaccgaggactaagtccggtcaaagaagtttacttcataagaccaaagacgagtccggtcaaagaagcttacttcataagaccgaggacgagtccggtcaaagaagtttacttcataagaccgaggacgagcacgatgaaatttttttcgctgagctgtaaatacgcagtgatagaagcgaaatgaagatttcatttattaaaacttgttcagcatacaattctgctgccctacgagaaggcgttacgccattacaaaggactattctactgtccctggttgctaaagttgagccatctattcacaaaatcctcgtgaagccgagttcgggcgttctcggcagctgaagaataagcaggtcgacgagatgctctaatcgacctaccgcctcttccctgagcccgggaagctctagcacctcggcggcgaagagtctcttcacgaagcatttgttgatcttgctcactcataatcacagctcctctacgaacttcagtccgtccttgtcttgacgtttccggttgctcctgagtccgttctcgtcttgacgtttccggctgttcctgagttcgttgctgacttggagtagggttttgagcaagtgaatcaggggtttgagctggagtatgaccatctgttagcgggaaatgcctaaggaatctctcgattgagggacgccgggaaagaatgatgtcgtaccgagaagcccagcgccgcaatgatttcacgacttgttggcaagccgagctctccagcgcattgttcctccggagtacatgatattcctcccacagttcgtcaactcgttcctgaacttcagagatggtcattcccccgcgcctgcagatgaaatcctcatacgcagtcctctcagcgacggcagtgttcagctcggcctccagatctttcttttcggactctaagtccttattgtcggcctccagcttcactaaacaagccaagagttcgtcattcttcatctggtcagctatggcttttttctcagcttcgtctaaagcggaagagtacagccgcttccagtgaagtacctccagctccttaagagttcagaatatagagcagctatgtcagttcggcatttcagattactgagcaggtagtaaaccacaacaggagtaaaagagagtacgaaaggctatacgaagacacaagagcagaaagaagaattttttcattcataagaaaattttttttctacacaagggcttcaaggccgttttacaagaaggaagaaactaaactaagagaagggagacgaaatcatactccgccagcttcgtctccgccttctcggtgaggttcagcttccttctccttgtctgcttcagcttcagcctcggcctccctgctctccccagcctgctcggcgccaccgtagccgatctgctgcgcctcctgctcggcctgctcatcgccggtctgccgctcatgctgctcggtctcaccctctccatggaaaattggagcgggtgaaactgaccctatggaggcaaagatagcctccatgttctcatcgcggtcagctcggcaactacgaacttggtctgcagaaagcaggaccgaggacgaagcaagctcctcaagcaccggcagactctgaagccgagctgctatctctcggccgtacagcggcaggatgacttcgggaccctgctcggctttatcggtcatcagtttcagcagatcaccgacaaaggccgaaaattggttgctcagaaagagtttctccgcgaaagcacggagagcctctccttgggcaaccacggcagcagcatccctccgtttcgtctgctctcgctggatgacgagctggtttttggcaaactgagcttcatcctgggccgaaatcctagcagctctggctttctcaaagtttgcctcagcctgctcggcccggtgacaagcagccgccaacttcctctgcatctcagcatagtcgttggacgctttggagagttcgacggcgacgagcttggagagcatatcgttcctctgaaaatggaaaaagcaaaaagtcaacagaggggctacaaaaaatacagagaaaaaaagcaaggccagaaaatcaagaagaaagttcacctcggcgaagtccgtgggccataaaaagggctcacagatatgttccgaaggaggcgccaagaccacgtctttctctggcgctcttgggggcttctgggtcttccccttcccctttgccgaagtggactccggcttttttggatccgaagaggtcttttgcctcttcggattcttctcggcatcagacgccgagctggtggtttttggcctctccggttccttagattcggaggatttgcggctaatcttgtTCAGCaagtacactgccaaaaagcaagaaagcaaggttagttttcgccacaaaagcagtaaggcacaaaaaagaattcctcaccctcggtctcttcgtccgaagacgaggagtcgaacacgaagtcgcccttgacgagctcagactccaggtactgcttcctaatcataggaatcttattgagctcgccctcgagctcgtccaacggctctaaccgaggatgaggaatcacggacttcggccctctccagggaaagcccggagccgctgtcctattataaaa
This region includes:
- the LOC121744111 gene encoding uncharacterized protein LOC121744111; amino-acid sequence: MKTVIEKPVKAKPASGLLKKPAKVTKPTRSPIIRRPILGAGKPTEKTLAWPMKAKPASGLLKKPSKVTKPTRSPIIRLPILGTLARPMKKTVCFQEKGPRKNLDDGNAAEPHTPLNAIIAKPRVATPFYSAEKCSKCRFDKLETASYWLSQIKLAESVGKHWVSAALFGLAFDCNGEPISNLRVGLRKYLARHENVSEEEEWRKVKISYGLVKEECNANGKAVEGGNARVDSHKDDNLPNQFDEEDRK